The Monomorium pharaonis isolate MP-MQ-018 chromosome 5, ASM1337386v2, whole genome shotgun sequence genome includes a window with the following:
- the LOC105840557 gene encoding cullin-4A: MRAPPPPLPSPPSQPSSPTPPPPPPPPPPPPSSPSPLPSPSLPSSSTSSPPPSPLSLPPSPPPPSLSPPPNSRRCWRLEYAIIAEKESSKLAATASITHPDEVDAIRGDEIIMTDTEATAAVVAAATAADTQKRANFSALTVGNPNGVNKISPSLANAKPGSAKKLVIKNFKSKPKLPDNYQEQTWEKLQEAVVAIQTSKSIRYSLEELYQAVENMCNHKMASTLYSNLSILTESHVKANIEQFLAESMDRHIFLKKMNECWQSHCRQMIMIRSIFLYLDRTYVLQNPSISSIWDMGLHLFRLHIVLNNLVQTRTVEGLLMLIEKERQGDTVDRTLLKSLLRMLSDLQIYQDAFETKFLQATERLYAAEGLRLMNEHDVPEYLAHVDKRLQEENERLLHYLDTSTKWSLIHTVEKQLLSEHITSILQKGLSGLLDENRISDLSLLYNLYSRIKNGLVELCLNFNCYIKKKGKTIVIDPEKDKTMVQELLDFKDKMDNIVNTCFHKNEKFANSLKEAFEAFINQRANKPAELIAKFVDCKLRAGNKEATEEELERLLDKIMVLFRFIHGKDVFEAFYKKDLAKRLLVGKSASVDAEKSMLSKLKQECGGGFTSKLEGMFKDMELSKDINIAFKQYAGNLQSELVANNLDLTVSILTMGYWPTYPVMEVTLPMEMVQYQDVFNKFYLGKHSGRKLQWQPTLGHCVLKAWFNQGNKELQVSLFQALVLILFNDSDNLSLEDIKAATNIEDGELRRTLQSLACGKARVLQKNPRGRDVADNDRFVFNAEFTNKLFRIKINQIQMKETNEEQKATEERVYQDRQYQIDAAIVRIMKMRKTLTHNLLISELYNQLKFPVKPADLKKRIESLIDRDYMERDKDNSNQYNYVA; this comes from the exons ATGAGggcaccaccaccaccgctaCCGTCGCCACCGTCGCAGCCATCGTCGCCAacgccaccaccgccgccgccgccgccgccgccaccgccgtcgTCGCCTTCGCCGTTGCCGTCGCCGTCGctaccgtcgtcgtcgacgtcgtcgCCACCTCCATCGCCGCTATCGCTACCACCATCACCGCCACCACCATCACTATCGCCACCGCCGAATTCACGGCGGTGTTGGAGGTTGGAATACGCGATTATAGCTGAAAAAGAGAGCTCCAAACTGGCCGCGACAGCGAGTATCACGCATCCGGACGAAGTCGACGCGATCAGGGGTGACGAGATCATTATGACTGACACGGAGGCCACCGCCGCCGTTGTCGCTGCCGCCACAGCGGCTGACACGCAGAAGCGGGCCAACTTTTCGGCGTTGACAGTCGGCAATCCGAACGGCGTCAACAAAATTTCGCCGAGCCTCGCGAATGCGAAACCCGGTTCCGCAAAGAAGCTCGTTATcaagaattttaaaa GTAAACCCAAATTACCAGACAACTATCAAGAGCAGACATGGGAAAAATTACAGGAGGCTGTGGTTGCCATACAAACCAGCAAAAGTATTCGTTATTCTCTCGAGGAGCTTTATCAGGCTGTTGAGAATATGTGTAATCACAAAATGGCTTCAacactttattcaaatttaagcATTTTGACAGAATCTCATGTGAAAGCCAATATTGAACAGTTTCTGGCAGAATCTATGGAtagacatatatttttgaagaagATGAATGAGTGCTGGCAGTCACATTGCAGACAAATGATAATGATCAGGAGCATCTTTCTGTATCTCGATAGGACATACGTTCTACAAAATCCGAGTATTTCATCGATATG GGATATGGGATTGCATCTATTCAGATTACATATTGTGCTAAATAATCTAGTGCAAACGCGCACGGTGGAAGGTCTTCTTATGCTCATAGAAAAGGAACGACAAGGCGATACGGTAGATCGAACGCTTCTAAAATCGCTATTAAGAATGTTATCGGACTTACAAATCTACCAAGATGCCTTCGAAACAAA GTTCCTACAGGCTACAGAAAGATTGTATGCTGCCGAAGGTTTACGATTGATGAACGAACATGATGTTCCTGAATATTTGGCTCATGTCGATAAGCGTTTACAAGAAGAAAACGAACGGTTGTTGCACTATCTTGATACATCAACTAA ATGGTCGCTCATACATACTGTAGAAAAACAATTACTATCTGAACATATTACtagtattttacaaaaaggCTTAAGTGGGTTGTTGGATGAAAATAGGATTAGTGATTTATCGTTACTTTACAACTTATACAGTCGGATAAAAAATGGCCTTGTGGAgctatgtttaaattttaattgttatatcaAA AAAAAAGGTAAGACGATAGTTATAGATCctgaaaaagataaaacgaTGGTACAGGAACTTTTAgatttcaaagataaaatggataatatagttaatacgtgctttcataaaaatgaaaagttcGCAAATAGCTTAAAAGAAGCTTTTGAAGCTTTCATCAATCAAAGAGCAAACAAACCAGCGGAATTAATAG CTAAATTTGTTGATTGTAAGTTACGCGCTGGTAATAAAGAAGCAACGGAGGAGGAATTAGAGAgattattagataaaattatggTACTCTTTCGTTTTATTCACGGAAAAGATGTTTTTGAagcattttacaaaaaagactTGGCCAAACGTTTGTTAGTGGGAAAATCAGCTTCCGTAGACGCTGAAAAGTCAAtgttatctaaattaaaacaagaatgCGGTGGTGGATTTACTAGTAAATTGGAAGGAATGTTTAAAGATATGGAACTTAGTAAAGATATCAATATTGCATTCAAACAG TATGCAGGAAACTTGCAAAGTGAGTTGGTGGCAAATAATCTAGACCTAACTGTATCTATACTTACTATGGGGTATTGGCCTACATATCCAGTGATGGAAGTCACCCTACCAATGGAAATGGTGCAGTATCAAGatgtatttaataagttttatttggGAAAACATAGCGGTAGAAAATTGCAGTGGCAACCGACCTTAGGACATTGCGTTTTGAAAGCATGGTTTAATCAG GGCAATAAAGAGCTGCAGGTATCGTTATTTCAAGCATTAGTCTTAATTCTATTCAATGATAGTGATAATCTCTCATTGGAAGACATCAAAGCTGCTACAAATATCGAGGACGGCGAACTAAGAAGAACATTACAATCCTTGGCATGTGGAAAAGCTCGTGTTCTTCAAAAGAATCCACGTGGCCGAGATGTCGCCGATAACGATAGATTCGTATTTAACGCAGAATTTACAAACAAATTGTTCAGAATTAagattaatcaaattcaaatgAAAGAAACG AATGAAGAACAAAAAGCGACAGAAGAAAGAGTATATCAAGACAGACAATATCAGATAGACGCAGCTATTGTcagaattatgaaaatgaGGAAAACTTTGACTCACAATCTTCTCATTAGCGAGTtgtataatcaattaaaatttcccgtaaag CCTGCTGATTTGAAAAAACGGATCGAGTCTCTTATAGACAGAGACTATATGGAGCGAGACAAGGACAATTCAAATCAATACAATTATGTTGCGTAA